TTAAACCTTGGCACACTGTCGAAGTTTCTAGAACTGTGGGAAATCAGTTTTTTGTGTATTTAGTTAAAATAACAAGCAGATCTTCATCTGAAAGACTTGTACCTGATGTCAACACAATATTTTGAACTGGATCTacttttgtgtgtgggggggttcccCAGAGCTGTACAAAGGCTGAATGCTGCACAGGTTTACAGAGAGATTCCCGAATCTACACGCACCGTACGACAGCAAGAGCTTCACAAGACACTCAGGGTGAGCTGATGTCACCATTTTCAAGAAAAGCAGCACAGTATCTCAgttccttttaaaataaaagaTGTGTTGTTAAATTATCTGCATTACCCTTCAGAACCTGAATAACTTCTGCAGTCAGATCGGAGACGATCGTCCGATATCCTACTGCCAGTTCAGCCCGAACTCCAAACTGTTAGTCACTGCATCATGGTGAGTTTTCTTTGCTGTGAGGTTTTTACACCATCATTGACATCATTTTCATGTTTATTAACTGTTCTGTGTCTGAATTAGGAGTGGTCTGTGCAAGCTCTGGAACATTCCAGACTGTAGTCTTGTCCGGACATTAAGAGGTAAGTGACTCACTAGTCTTCTCTTTAAAATTACACCAACAAGCTGTTTTTTAATGATAAATATGGACATTTTCTGAATTGATTTTATTTTTAGGTCACAATACCAATGTTGGAGCAGTCAGCTTCCATCCACAAGCCACACTCACTCTTGACGAGTCAGACGTCAACATGGCCTCCTGTGCTGCGGATGGATCGGTCAAGCTGTGGAGTTTAGACAGGTTTGTGTCTAAATGTGTGAGATTTTCTCGGAAAACCCATAGGATATCAGAAAATCCATTTATCTTTAACTTTCTTTGGAACATCATGAATGTTTCAGACTTGCCAGTAATCACGTATTTTGTGTAGGAATACTGTATTTTGACATCAGAGTACACTGGTATGACTCAAAAATACAGTGAAAATGTCAGGCGTGGAATAGGGTTGGGTGATATGACACAAATATCACAGAATGATACTTATGGTTAGACATTTCTGTGATACACAACATGCATCTCAGTATGCAGGGGAGGGAGTAGAGTTGTGTTTTAAAAAGAAAGCTGTGAAAACCTGTACTTTTATTCAgtatctaagggtgtattcagaccaggatagttcgatagttcacttgctttggtccgaaccaaatgttttttttttattttttcattttggtgcggttcgctttcacactgtacattttagtaagcggaccaaaatctgtcaacaaagccacgcgccctgaggtcgttcagctattggtcagagacgacacgcgcacaaagcgctgttctggggagcgcgtgaaccccttctccttcattttctcactgaatacagcaaacacgttggcatttttgtgtgttctctccaaaagctcagatatgtggacatctgcccatatatccacaagggtacgcatttcttcctcggcccacgtttgccccctactcattttttgtactctgtagtctagcctaccactggtctgaatgactgttataaggttcccttgacaaccgaaacagtgtttgcactttgcggtggagtgtcaagactctgtttcccataatgctcgacaaacgacggaagctaccgaggtacaaaaaagcaaaactgtcggattaggtctggtctgctttcacacctccaaaagatccgcaccagggttcctttggtccggaccgagtccgaccttgcagctcggtctcggtccgcttgtttggtccggaccagagttcggtggtttgtattcagaccaacccaaaaggtccggaccaagggaaatttggttcgtttggtcgtttggtccggaccaaacaacgtaggtgtgaatacgaccTTAATCATTGAACACTGAAAAGGTGGGAGAAAATAAAATTTGAACATTTTTGCAATTTTAAAGATTCTGTAAAAATTTAAAACCAGATCAACTGCCTCCAgtcagtgtgtttgggggggcatttaaaatatttaaataagtagttcatttaaaaaaaaaatgttgaaatttTGTTATACTTTGAGATCCACAATatcgctgaaaaaaaaaatagacactAATATTGCTCAGTTCTAGTatggaagtgatttactgctttatTGTTGTCCCATATGTGATtgttaaaataattattttatatatatataaaaaaggacttatttatttatatacttaTTGACTGTTTATTTCAATTCAGGAATGTCTGTGGTTTTCAGATATACAGTACAGAAAACAGGGTTTTCCCAGGTTTCAGAGCAACACACACATTTCTCCTAAATGCTGTTACACTTCTTCAGTGAAGCTTTTATTAACTCTCGTCTCTGCAGTGATGAGCCTGTAGCAGACATTGAGGGTCACTTCATGAGGGTGGCCCGCGTAGCGTGGCATCCTTCTGGTCGCTTTCTCGGCACGACATGGTGAGGAAATCCCTCATTCTAAACCAATTCTGGATAAAACTCATGTAGTATTGCTAatcctgttcttcacctcatctcCAGCTATGATAACTCGTGGCGTCTGTGGGATCTGGAGGCCCAGGAGGAGATTCTTCACCAGGAAGGTCATAGTAAAGGTGTCCATGATTTGCATTTCCATCCTGATGGTTCCTTAGCGGGAACTGGGTGAGAGTCGTCGTCgttgtcttcttcttctattgagCACTGATGTATTGCTTTACTGAAAAAATATTGAAGTACACAAATGATGATTAAACTATAAAAATGATTATATAGCAAATGGAATTGTtttgaatgtaaaaaaaaaatttaaatattttttaaaggtAACACATTTTTAGAAGCTTGaaatactattattattactactaattctactactagtagtagtagtaataggttTTGAATAACTTCACAAAGAGGAACATTGTCTCACAGATATTCAAGATTTTTCCACTTGCTAATATTTAATAATTAAACTGCAAAAAATGAAGCATCAAGTGGAAATCGCTTGAAAGTAGACAAATGTCGTTTCTCCTGAGACTTTCATGCTTCATTTACAGAGCAATATATTTTATTCTATGAAAATTGTCAGTATTGTGATGAGAATAGCTGCACCTATGAAATTTTCATTATATTTCTCTAAACACTGCACTTTCAGTGGCCTGGACTCATTTGGTCGCGTGTGGGATCTGAGGACTGGTCGCTGCGTCATGTTCCTGGAGGGTCATCTCAAAGAGGTCTACGCAATCAATTTCTCCCCAAATgggtaaaaacaaaacaagagaTTTCAGCTCTGTCCAGGAATTCTCGTTTTGAAATGTTTCAGAaggaatagtgtgtgtgtgtgtgtgtgtgtgttgcagcttTCACGTGGCCACGGGGAGCGGTGACAACATGTGTAAAGTGTGGGACCTGCGAAAAAGGAGGTGCATTTACACCATCCCCGCTCACCAGAACCTGCTGTCATCTGTCAAGTTCCAGCGTAAGTGTTTGGAAAGTAGAAGGAACGTGATAACCTTCTAATATTAACAACAACATGTCCAGGTCATTGTAGAAAATAGGGAGAAAACTTACAGAGCCGGCGGTGGGTGGGGGGCTGATATTCTGGGGGGGACTCAGAATTTGAGATTAAAATTGTAAGCTTTTGAGAAAAATCTCTGAGATTAGAAAGTCATAAATTTGCGAGAAGAAAACTCAGAAATTCTCTgattaaagtcacaaatttatgagaaatatCACATTTATGAGGGAAAAAACCCTTTTTTTATGTCAAGGAAGCACATCAACTACAGAAACTGCATTTCCTGTAATTCTCTCGCCTCAGCTGTTTCAGAGTAACAGAGATTTGGGTAAACGAGAAGAATCCGTGCACTGAAAAGTCATGGGAAACTGCTCCTACACAATTCTATATTTATAAACAGCTAAGACCAAAAAGGACACGGATAAAACAAAGCTATGTGATTCATACATTCCTCTCCCGTTGTATCCAGAAAAAACAATAATCCCATacgtcctggctgcagtgcattctgggaaatgtagttgaaaagcacggcccttttttttttttttttttaaatggtgcagTCAAGGGGGAAATGCTGCTTTTCCTATAATTCTCAGCTCTGGTGTCTGTGGTGTGAGGACTTGGATCCAACCATGCATAGTGAAGTGAACTGGTtccttgacacacacacacaaaaaaaaaaccctccacttTTTCCCCCCCCGAGTTtcatttcttgtaaatttgtgacttttattTTTCCTTGCTAATTTATGACTTGACAGTCTCATAGATTATCCAAGTTTTTTCTTATATGTTTAATTTTGGAAAtcctgaggggtgtgtgtgtgtgtggggggggtctcCCCCCCCACCCTCGGAATATTACCCCTGTGTCagcttcttttattttattttaacctaCAATGTCCCTAATACGCTGTCACAAATATTGATAATGGTcataacaaataaaaaaatacattttaatcagGTAAAAAATGCCGCATgtctgttactgagaaaccacaaaattCTGTATCCTGAAgaatttaaaggggtaccaaatataatatatacagttgctgatgtgacaaagtaacgtattcttaagtattctatcaaatttatatactagaaaacaacaaaatatcttggtaattgtaaatataatactttatatgctaaaccgcacaagagtcgccatttttaaaagaccgtgacgtcagcgctacccactgcactagcggaactctccgaaatagaggagagaagcgtgtaatcgtggcgtcgggcgcatcaagtgaaagcgacagctctgtcgaatcatacgaagagatcccgcaagacacactgcaagcaggctatggcttagaagagtaccagtttgaacctaggagaggtactctcgactccggtgatgaaataagagaagaaagctcggatgacggtgaggatgagactgatgctgaccatgggcgtggtgagcgtggggcagagtgtctgcgtgcaggtgacacggcgtggtgctcgtgcggaaaatgtaacgtggagttgctcacgagtccagcagaatttatttgctgcaatgagataggcgccacccgtggacttgcgaaatcgtcgaaagaggcagaaacaggtatttcacacgtgctattcccaacctcaatgagccaacacaactgggcacatacatacgtcatgagtgttacgcagagaaaatgaacgtgcattctgattggataaaattaatatcatggcgggctgttcaaactgcggaaatagtttgctcgagctactttcaaaacactaactttccaaccttagaacaaaaaacttttgtaagtcttgaataaggttcgttaatgtgtgttttattgttatatttactctatatattgccctctgttcccctttaaactcCCGTATCAGAAAACCGAtggctgttacaaagtgctgacactggagactccttccaaacctGCTAAATAAATGTCTCTTTACAGAAAAGGTTGCCATATAAACTCAGCTGCCTGAGGTACAGTCAGAGCCGCTCTTGGAGACATTtaatcaccttctgaccaatcaaattgAAGatttcaacagcgctgtggtatagTATAAAACAGGGAACTATCTAGCGAACAGGGCGTCGTTTTGgattttaaagggatagttcgggatttttgacatgaatctgtatggcatccccatcaatagtgtcgtgcaaacacactgacttacccctgacagcatcctgtgagtccagttcttgttcagttttggtccagacgaaagtagtccggcaagtttgttggggtcacgaaagtaaaacgtttttcgtctcaaaacagtatgtgttcaaaagagtgatgtatttgcatcacaaaaccgttgccaaataaaaagtcagacctcgcaatcgcttggcactattttctctcccttcttatcactgcacgctgccgccaggtgacagcgaaacgcagacccactaagctggtgggagaccaaggctgcactctgtccacggcttacacacgtgatggcacggaggatgtgtatagtggcagcatctgtccccccagagaggatcttttcaaaagcaggacagattataactgagaggagaaatagaatcagaattaactagttaattgcagcaattaaaggaataggtaggaaaaggaaggcgcaaagacaccgcgcagcgcctgaaaacgggttttcaggcgctgcgcacccgttttcaggcgctgcgcggtgtctttgcgcctgcagcggtgctttgcctgtgctgtggctgaaaatagttccagatataaattggtctagtaaatcccttcgtgttaatttgcattgatatgtgtactcgatgtgaatgtacaagtcatgagaaataattataaaaaatcttgagttatttaattcacttttgcaacgacaatgctagctggacatgccagcgactaagctaagctaacctgggcgtttatagatcaggacaatggctgggtcggctacaaaacgctttggctcactcatccaactctagggactgcagggactgactcaatttcatttgggggtggcgtactcctttaaatcaaaaataaaatctcaggagccgtttgggagccgaaagagccggctccttatagtaagaagagccaaaagagccggctcccgaaaaagagccgaaattcccatcactagtaaacaatgaatgaaacagccgtggctgtcacctggcggcagcgcgcagtgataagaagggagagaaaatagtgccaagcgatttcgaggtctgactttttatttggcaacggttttgtgatgcaaatatatcactcttttgaacacatactgttttaagacgaaaaacgttttactttcgtgaccccaacaaacttgctggactactttcgtctggaccaaaactggacaagaactggactcacaggatgctgtcaggggtaagtcagtgtgtttgcacgacactattgatggggatgccatacagattcatgtcaaaaatcccgaactatccctttaagaaaTTGCTGGCCATATTGGGAGAAAAATCAATCAATATGACGTgatcatttttgtttttttcgggttgtccgtgagCCTGTGCGAGATTCTTGGTAACGTGATATCTCACTAACGAGTGGGTGAATGTTTGAAGGATTTATATGGAAGCGTCATTGTAGCCAGAGGATGACCTGATTTTAGATTTTGATCTATACAGGTTTAAGGTCAAGGTCTCATGTTTGAAGTATATTAATTTATAGAAACAGGCATCCCTGTCAATACTGTTGGTATCGAGTTCTCCCTGCTCATACCTTTTTCCTCTTTGTCCTCCAGCTACAGATGGTCATTTCTTGCTAACGGGTGCATACGACAACATGGCTAAAGTGTGGACTCACCCTGGATGGTCTCCTCTGAAGACTCTGGCAGGACATGAGGGCAAAGTGATGGGACTGGACATGTCTCCTGATGGACAGCTCATTGCGACCTGCTCGTATGACCGCACCTTCAAGCTCTGGGTGGCTGATTGAGGATGATGGAGTGTAATTCGGGGTGGTTTTGATAAGTTCATGACTCCTGGATGGGGAAAAACAGCCTGCTGCTCGAGTTTCTGAATCCTTAAGTCATTTTGGTTTTTATGATAGaggcccagattttttttttcttttctgcccTCCCCCCTTTTTTTAATCCAGCACATAGATATTCGTTCAGAATTTGAACTTATTTTGCAAAATTTATTCAGGTTATTGTGTCCTTCCATTGACCtttttgtgtttttattattaaaaacattaATACAGTCACGCGTCTTTAATCTTGTCTCGTACTTGTTGAGGTGTTGTGTTTCAGAGTAATTCGATGCCACATGATTGAGCACATCTTGCAGACACTGTTTATAACCGCTAATTTGTCTGAGTAAAAGGGCTCCCAAAGCGGATAATTTAGAGTTCTTAGGTTCCTACGGGGTTTCTAAACAGAACCTTCTCTTATTATAAAGAAACGCAAGCACAGAATGTGAGCAAAAATCCTTCAGGATTCTAGAGTTAACTTTCTCAATGTTCTGTCTCAGTATTCAAAAtcagttttaaaaataaataactcTTGGTTACattaaagtaaaataaataattaaaatacaTTAAATATCTCTTTAGCttctttgtacattttttttttcttttaccaaaCTTGCCTTTTTCAAAAACAATTAACATTAAATCGAGTCTGATTTGATGTCTCTTCCTTGCCCTCATGTTCTCTCAAAATGTTTACATGTAATTATCATTAGTGAAGATGTTTCCGTGATGAGGAACCCAGCTTCCATTTAGGATGTCTTCATAAGTTTTCAAGATCTGCAGTTGTCATGTGCACATACAATATGTCCTTGTGGTTCTAACACCACCAGCAGCAGAACCGGCAGTGTCTACAGCAGGGACTCGTGTGGAAGCGCGGCTCAGTCAGTGCCATGTTGGGCCAAGCAGATGGAGGCTGATCTGTGATTGGCTGCTTCACAAATGATAACTTGGTCTCCAGAGGGGCTTTCTGCGAGCTGCTTCGCTGGTTCTCTGCCTCAGCTTTGACACCCAAAAACGCAGCCAGGTCCAGGTCCAGCCCAACGGCACCTCCTCGAGGTACAGGAGTGTTCTGACGACACTGAGGACAAGGGATCCATAACTATATGGTGGAAAGATATGATGGATTAAACACTTTAGTGAATAGATTGTCCAGTTTTTCAAAACATTAAGAttgcattgtctcatctcatctcattatctctagccgctttatccttctacagggtcgcaggcaagctggagcctatcccagctgactacgggcgaaaggcggggtacaccctggacaagtcgccaggtcatcacagggctgacacatagacacagacaaccattcacactcacattcacacctacgctcaatttagagtcaccagttaacctaacctgcatgtctttggactgtgggggaaaccggagcacccggaggaaacccacggggagaacatgcaaactccgcacagaaaggccctcgccggccccggggctcgaacccggaccttcttgctgtgaggcgacagcgctaaccactacaccaccgtgccgccctctactaATATTAAAAAATGTTATTGTTAAACTTATAATACTAAATATAAAAGATATAAGAAAATTTCCTAGCCTGAGATAAGAAAAGAACTTAGACCATTCTTCTATGCTGGATATCTCTCAGTCCTCCTCTTAAAATTATAAACTAAAATAGAAAGAAAATTTAAATTTGTTTTAAGTTCAACAGCCTTAACAAGTTCCTTAAATCTGCATCTtattttaaaacataaaaaatgtataTAAGTATGTAAGGAATTGTGtcataagaaaaaaaattaataagtaATACACAGAGGTGTGATCTTGTAAGAAAATATTCAATGAGGAGGTGGTGTGATGTTTTCCCATGTTAGTTATTTTCCAATGACACTGTCCCCCCCAAGTGTTTTAGTTCTCTTTTGCTGCAGTAATGTGTTGttcataattttttaaataaaataacataacacTATAGAGAAATTAGGTGTTCAGCAGTGTAGATTAAAGACAAAGCACAAAATATGCATAAGAAATGAGAATATAATTAAGATAAAgtaaaataaatgtaaacatgAAATTATAAAAATGTATGCATACTACAGTTATAATAttaacgagaccgtcagtgacggcgtatctcactccagccccgtctagtccagaaggaatgatctaaagtgggccaccttgcgcaataaatgctggaagttatatacagtggggcaaaaaagtatttagtcagccaccaattgtgcaagttctcccacttaaaaagatgagagaggcctgtaattttcatcataggtacacttcaactatgagagacagaatggagggaaagaatccaggaaatcacattgtaggatttttaatgaattaattggtaaattcctcggtaaaataagtatttggtcacctacaaacaagcaagatttctggctctcacagacctgtaacaacttctttaagaggctcctctgtcctccactcgttacctgtattaatggcacccgtttgaactcgttatcagtataaaagacacctgtccacaacctcaaacagtcacactccaaactccactatggccaagaccaaag
Above is a window of Neoarius graeffei isolate fNeoGra1 chromosome 28, fNeoGra1.pri, whole genome shotgun sequence DNA encoding:
- the prpf4 gene encoding U4/U6 small nuclear ribonucleoprotein Prp4, coding for MSDEDEAPLVKKARIFYGSIEEKEKERLGREGAISSGKDAIKAGIEAGNINISSGESMELEERPSERQAEVLAEFERRKRARQITVSTDDTEVKACLRALGEPITLFGEGPAERRERLRNILSVVGPDALKKSKKDEEKAKRSQEDSQQTWYHEGPETLKEARIWLAKYSLPKAVQRLNAAQVYREIPESTRTVRQQELHKTLRNLNNFCSQIGDDRPISYCQFSPNSKLLVTASWSGLCKLWNIPDCSLVRTLRGHNTNVGAVSFHPQATLTLDESDVNMASCAADGSVKLWSLDSDEPVADIEGHFMRVARVAWHPSGRFLGTTCYDNSWRLWDLEAQEEILHQEGHSKGVHDLHFHPDGSLAGTGGLDSFGRVWDLRTGRCVMFLEGHLKEVYAINFSPNGFHVATGSGDNMCKVWDLRKRRCIYTIPAHQNLLSSVKFQPTDGHFLLTGAYDNMAKVWTHPGWSPLKTLAGHEGKVMGLDMSPDGQLIATCSYDRTFKLWVAD
- the rnf224 gene encoding RING finger protein 224, which encodes MMEDVVAMSETPAEDDEVIAAQSSRDSRKLDCIICYSAYNLVERLPRKLYCGHTFCQDCLRRLDTVINEQLWIPCPQCRQNTPVPRGGAVGLDLDLAAFLGVKAEAENQRSSSQKAPLETKLSFVKQPITDQPPSAWPNMALTEPRFHTSPCCRHCRFCCWWC